TGTCCCATTAAAATCTAAAAATGGTCTTTGAAGTATTTGAAATTTAGTTGGTTATAAGCATTTCGCGAGCGAACGGACTTGAATTTTAGTTTTGCATCAGATTAATCTGATTGCATATGTATCAAGACAAATACGTTTTTGCTCAACTGGTTTCGTTTCTGAATCGAAGTAAATTCAATCGCATTGTCACCAAATTTGATGGAGACAAAT
The nucleotide sequence above comes from Parabacteroides sp. FAFU027. Encoded proteins:
- a CDS encoding DUF4372 domain-containing protein → MYQDKYVFAQLVSFLNRSKFNRIVTKFDGDK